CAGGGGTTATGAGTTCCCAGAAGATTGTGGCAGAGATGATTGGTAGGGCAAGATAGTTGCGTTGTTAGGAATGTTAGGAATGTAGAGCATATCTTTTTTATTGACTGATTATTCAGTCATAAAATATCATGGAGATGAAACAATCGATCCTATCAGCCCAGGCTGTTGCTGGAAAATCGGGCTGAAACGTTCATTCTGACTGTCCTACAAACCTGAAAGGAGACAGATATGGATTTGCATTACGAAGTTCAAGGTAAGGGTGAGGCGGTTGTCTTGATTCATAGCGGTGGAGCAGATTTGGGGGATTGGGAGTTGATTGCCCCGCAACTAGCCCAGACCTATCAAGTGATCGCGTTTGACGGACGCGGTGCCGGACAGTCACCCCCACTGCTCGAACCTGCCCAGTATGTTGAGGATTTGCGGCAGTTGCTTGACCATCTCAATCTCGATCGAGTGATTCTAATTGGGCATTCGATCGGCGGTCAAATTGCGACCGATTTTGCCCTGGCTTATCCTGATAGAGTCACCAAGCTGGTGCTGGTAGCTCCGGGATTATCGGGCTTCCAGTTCTCACCCGATGTTCAACAATGGTACGCGCAAGTCAATACGGCAGCTCCAGATTTGGAAAAAATGGTTGAGTTGATGTTGAACCACCCTACGTACAGCGTCGTGATGTCCAGTCCACAGCGCGATCGTATGATTGAGATGACGACGCACAACACGAAACGGTATTTTGAATGGAAAACCTTTGAGATGCTCTGGGCACAGCCACCGACAATCGAGCGCTTAAGTGAGCTTCAACCCAAAACTCTGTTTATCATCGGCAAACAGGATATGGCTGATAATTTGCACGTTGCAGAGTTATTCCAACAGGTGCCCGACATTCGCTTCGCGTACATTGAAGGGGCAGATCATATGCCCACACTCACCCATGCAGATGAGGTTTCCCGTTTGCTCGTCCAGTTTCTCAGTCAGTAGAAGCCATGCCCCGTACCCCAGCAGAAAACGAGCGCATCCGTCAGGCAACGCGGGAGCAAATCTTGAAAGCGGCGATGGATTTGTTCTTCACGAAAGGCTATCACGCCACTTCGATTGAAGATATCGCAAGACTTGCAGAGATTTCCAAGGGACTGCTTTACCACTACTTCAAGGGTAAGGAAGACGTTTTGGCAGCACTGGTCGATGTGCGGCTCAATGATCTGCTGGTTGTCATGAATGCCGCCGCCGCCAAGTCAACGCCTGCTGAGCAAATTCGCCATATTGCCGAGGGTGCGTTAGACGATGTGCGACGGCAACCAGAGGTTTTCCGATTTTATCTCAATCTGTTTACCCAACCCCGGCTCGACCCGATTGTGGCGAAATATAGCCAGAAGTTGATGGATGAGCAGGCAAAGCAGTTTGAAATCCAGACGCAGATGTTCAGCGAGTTGGGAGTTGCTAACCCACGACAGCGATCGCTCTATTTTTCCTCAACACTTCAGGGCATTATGCTGATGTTTTCAACTTATCCCAAAACCTATCTGTTAGATGCGGTCAAGGCACAGGTGATTGCGGAGTTTTGTGAGGAAGATTGAGTGTCACAAAGCCATCTCATTCATCTGTGACTTTTCCTCGCATCGTCTTAATCTGACTGCGCTTAGTTTTGCTATCCAGACGCTTTCTTTGAGAACTCCGAGTCGGTTTACTCTTTTTGCGGGGTTTGGCGACTGCGATCGCACTCTTAATCAAGTCTTGCAATCGTTGCAATGCCTCTTCTCGATTTTGCTCTTGGCTGCGGTGTTCCTGTGCCTTGATGACAATGACACCTTCTTTAGTGATGCGCTGGTCAGAAAGCTTCAACAGCCGCTCTTTGTAGCGTTCAGGTAGTGAGGAAGCCACAATGTCAAAGCGCAGGTGAATGGCAGTCGCCACCTTATTTACATTTTGTCCCCCTGCCCCTTGCGATCGCACCGCACTCATCTCAATCTCATGCTCTGGAAT
This is a stretch of genomic DNA from Microcoleus sp. FACHB-831. It encodes these proteins:
- a CDS encoding alpha/beta fold hydrolase — protein: MDLHYEVQGKGEAVVLIHSGGADLGDWELIAPQLAQTYQVIAFDGRGAGQSPPLLEPAQYVEDLRQLLDHLNLDRVILIGHSIGGQIATDFALAYPDRVTKLVLVAPGLSGFQFSPDVQQWYAQVNTAAPDLEKMVELMLNHPTYSVVMSSPQRDRMIEMTTHNTKRYFEWKTFEMLWAQPPTIERLSELQPKTLFIIGKQDMADNLHVAELFQQVPDIRFAYIEGADHMPTLTHADEVSRLLVQFLSQ
- a CDS encoding TetR/AcrR family transcriptional regulator translates to MPRTPAENERIRQATREQILKAAMDLFFTKGYHATSIEDIARLAEISKGLLYHYFKGKEDVLAALVDVRLNDLLVVMNAAAAKSTPAEQIRHIAEGALDDVRRQPEVFRFYLNLFTQPRLDPIVAKYSQKLMDEQAKQFEIQTQMFSELGVANPRQRSLYFSSTLQGIMLMFSTYPKTYLLDAVKAQVIAEFCEED
- the arfB gene encoding alternative ribosome rescue aminoacyl-tRNA hydrolase ArfB; amino-acid sequence: IPEHEIEMSAVRSQGAGGQNVNKVATAIHLRFDIVASSLPERYKERLLKLSDQRITKEGVIVIKAQEHRSQEQNREEALQRLQDLIKSAIAVAKPRKKSKPTRSSQRKRLDSKTKRSQIKTMRGKVTDE